The region CCGATGGCGGCGACGACGTCAGCGATCAGGTTTCCTTCACACAGCTTGGCCAGTGTCTGCAGGTTGGCGAATGAGGCCCCGCGCATGTGGACGCGGTACGGCTTGGCGGTGCCGTCGGAGACGACGTAATAGCCCATCTCGCCGCGGGGCGATTCGATGGCCTGGTACACCTCGCCGGCGGGGACGGCAAAACCC is a window of Terriglobales bacterium DNA encoding:
- a CDS encoding NADPH-quinone oxidoreductase → GFAVPAGEVYQAIESPRGEMGYYVVSDGTAKPYRVHMRGASFANLQTLAKLCEGNLIADVVAAIGSIDIVLGDVDR